ATTGCAAGAGGCCATTACCTGACTGACTCCAAACATAATATAAAACCTAAATATTACAACATGAAAAGAGAAAGTAATACTACAAATTTCAAAGAGCTGCCCAATCAATCTCCACTGATGGATACTTTGGTAAAAAAAAGTCTTCTGATTCATCAAATGAAGGCTCAATGAAATCCAGGAAAGTAATATCAGACTCAGGCGATGATGTCACTACTGATAATGATGATTCCTCAGATGGAGCAGGTGATGACGATGATGTGGCCTCAATCTTGACATTAACATTTTCTGGACAATCTTGAACTGAACCTGAATCCACTTTAGCTGCTGCTTTTCTGGACTTTCTTGGCTTAGAAACAGTATTATTATTAGAAGACAAGTCATCAGAATTGGTGGGATTCTTGGGATTAGCTAGGTTTTGGCAAATGGCTTGAAGTTTAGCATCAACAGAGGAATGCAAAGGCTTAAAATCAGATAATTCGTTGTTTAATTGATGCCTTAGATGTGGAAAATTAAGCCTAGCAAACTCTCCTCTTAGCTTATAAGCAGCTTTGTCATAAGCCAAAGCAGCTTCTTCAGCTGTATCAAAAGTGCCAAGCCAAAGCCTAGTTCTATTCTTAGGAAGTCTAATTTCAGCTACCCATTTACCCCAATGACGTTGTCTCACTCCCCTATAAAGCTTAGTAGGCTTCTGTACAGCACCACCAGTTTGCTTCATTGGGACTGGTTTTAGACCAAGATAGTTCATAGAATTCAAATTCTTAGAATATGTTGGAGTCGATGGTAATAAACCTAAGctctgttgttgttgtagtaaaagttgttgttgttgttgttgttgttggttttgGAATTGGATCTGGGCTTGGATTTGGAAGATCTGAGAAGGGGTAAGATGGTTGAGCCCAATTGAACCTGTTTCAGCTACAAGGCCCATATGGTTAAAACTCAAAGATGGGATTGTGCAGAAATCAGTATACAAATTGGGTTCACCAAAAGGATAGAAACAAGAAGAAGATGTTGAAGGTGAAGAAGATGATGGAGAAAGAGAAGGAGAAACAGAAGACGAACAAGAAGCACCTTTCATAAAAGGTTCAAGTGCTTTCATTAGTTCTTCACTTAAAGGATCTGAAAAATATGAACTATTATTACTGTATATGTCTATAGCTGCCGCCATGGTTAATATCAGAGCACAcaataaaacaaaaaaacaatAATTCACAAAAAAAGTAAGCTAAAGATTTACCTGATTCTTATATCAAAACTACAGAACAGGTAGATATTAAGAAAAAAGTTACAAGCTTTTCTACAAAGTTGAAATGAAAAATCAAGAACCAAAAACCAACCTTAAGGGATACAAAAACAGACCCTTCTGGTTGTTTCGAACAAAGAAAAATCTTGGAAACTAATTAAAAAATTTATAGCAATAAAAAGAGAACCTGGGATCTCTGTTCTGAATCACCTGGCTTTCAAAACAAAACACCCAAAAGGGGGGGTTTGATTCTATCAAAAATATGTCAAGAAAAACACACCCTTTAGTTTGAAAATCACTTTTGAAAGACACAGACGAGGACAGAAAGGGATCTCAAGAAGCGGGATATTACAGAGGGGgaagaagaaaataagaaaatcaaATACACACACAAGTATTGTAGGTAGCCTCACTGATTTTTTTCACTCTGAAGAAATGGTGAAGATGGTTTGTGTATTTAAAGACCTGGCTATGTGCCCCccctatctctctctctctccattgAGTTTTCtaagtttctttttcttttttcttttctggttttatttttaaattcattTTCTCCGCTATGGCTATCCGAAtctatttttttaattcatttttaccGTGCCCCCACCTATGAGGAAGTAATAttccttttatttcaagttcTATTGGAGATTTATTTCTTTTTACTTTTCAAAACCTTTTTATACGAGTTATCCCTCTTTTaacaaatttgaaaaatataatcaactttgaaagatttgaattttagaaatctcaccCACAACATATTCAA
This sequence is a window from Nicotiana tomentosiformis chromosome 5, ASM39032v3, whole genome shotgun sequence. Protein-coding genes within it:
- the LOC104109196 gene encoding ethylene-responsive transcription factor RAP2-13-like, with the translated sequence MAAAIDIYSNNSSYFSDPLSEELMKALEPFMKGASCSSSVSPSLSPSSSSPSTSSSCFYPFGEPNLYTDFCTIPSLSFNHMGLVAETGSIGLNHLTPSQIFQIQAQIQFQNQQQQQQQQLLLQQQQSLGLLPSTPTYSKNLNSMNYLGLKPVPMKQTGGAVQKPTKLYRGVRQRHWGKWVAEIRLPKNRTRLWLGTFDTAEEAALAYDKAAYKLRGEFARLNFPHLRHQLNNELSDFKPLHSSVDAKLQAICQNLANPKNPTNSDDLSSNNNTVSKPRKSRKAAAKVDSGSVQDCPENVNVKIEATSSSSPAPSEESSLSVVTSSPESDITFLDFIEPSFDESEDFFLPKYPSVEIDWAAL